In one Sphingomonas hankookensis genomic region, the following are encoded:
- a CDS encoding MBL fold metallo-hydrolase has product MGRIIKGLVWTIVWIVAALCLAVTIVPRFLDRIYYRGVAGDHFDGARFFNPDGDDTAAPPGGSRRGYLWRQATGADGRPAWPDHVPVTPAKPAELLPATTRPAREPAQTPMRVTWVGHASVLVQTPGLNILTDPVWSDRAGPFGFGPKRVAAPGIALADLPKIDLILISHNHYDHLDLSTLKTLYDRDRPAIVTSLGNDAILRSAGMAATALDWRQAERVGGATVHVVRNHHWSSRWFVDRNRALWSAFVVELPGGNLFFAGDTGMGDGKWVREAAALGPIRLALIPIGAFRFQPGQMASGAHIGPVDALDVFGRLGASRGMAIHWGTFRLSYEGWATPPKLLTAAKRCAGQGDRRFGAATIGRPVDIAPTTTPAAAPFDRAAVLRCLDGPAGNALR; this is encoded by the coding sequence ATGGGGCGCATCATCAAGGGGCTGGTCTGGACCATCGTGTGGATCGTCGCGGCCCTGTGCCTTGCCGTGACAATCGTGCCGCGCTTCCTCGACCGCATCTATTATCGCGGGGTCGCGGGCGACCATTTCGATGGCGCACGCTTTTTCAATCCCGATGGCGACGATACCGCCGCGCCTCCGGGCGGCAGCAGGCGTGGCTATCTCTGGCGACAGGCGACGGGGGCCGACGGCCGACCGGCTTGGCCCGATCACGTGCCGGTGACCCCCGCCAAGCCCGCCGAACTGCTCCCCGCCACGACCCGTCCCGCCCGCGAACCGGCGCAGACGCCGATGCGCGTCACCTGGGTCGGCCATGCGTCGGTGCTGGTGCAGACCCCCGGCCTCAACATCCTGACCGATCCCGTCTGGAGCGACCGCGCCGGCCCGTTCGGCTTCGGCCCGAAGCGGGTCGCGGCACCCGGCATCGCGCTTGCCGACCTGCCGAAGATCGACCTGATCCTCATCAGCCACAATCACTACGACCATCTCGACCTGTCGACGCTCAAGACATTGTACGACCGCGACCGCCCGGCGATCGTCACCAGTCTCGGCAACGACGCGATCCTGCGCAGCGCCGGCATGGCCGCGACCGCGCTCGACTGGCGACAGGCGGAGCGCGTGGGCGGCGCCACCGTCCATGTCGTGCGCAACCATCACTGGTCGAGCCGCTGGTTCGTCGACCGCAACCGCGCCTTGTGGTCGGCTTTCGTCGTCGAACTGCCCGGCGGCAATCTGTTCTTCGCGGGCGACACCGGCATGGGCGACGGCAAGTGGGTGCGAGAGGCCGCCGCGCTCGGCCCGATCCGCCTCGCATTGATCCCCATCGGCGCCTTCCGCTTCCAGCCCGGACAGATGGCGAGCGGCGCGCATATCGGCCCGGTCGATGCGCTCGACGTGTTCGGCCGGCTCGGCGCGTCGAGGGGAATGGCGATCCATTGGGGCACGTTCCGCCTGTCCTATGAAGGCTGGGCGACGCCGCCCAAATTGCTCACCGCGGCGAAGCGTTGCGCAGGGCAGGGCGACCGCCGCTTCGGCGCGGCCACCATCGGCCGCCCGGTCGACATCGCCCCGACGACCACGCCTGCCGCAGCGCCGTTCGACCGTGCCGCCGTCCTGCGCTGTCTCGACGGTCCGGCCGGCAATGCGTTGCGATGA
- a CDS encoding acyl-CoA dehydrogenase family protein: MLDFALGEMADAIRETTQRFAADRIAPVAAAVDAEDRFPIELWPEMGALGLHGITVSEEDGGLGLGYLEHVVACEEVARASASVGLSYGAHSNLCVNQIARWGNAEQKAKYLPRLISGEHVGSLAMSEAGAGSDVVSMKLRADKVDGGWRLNGTKFWITNAPYAATLVVYAKTQPDAGSKGITAFLIEKDFAGFSIGQKIDKMGMRGSPTAELVFNDCFVPDDNVMGPLNGGVGVLMSGLDYERVVLSGIQLGIMQACLDTVLPYVAERKQFGKPIGAFQLMQGKIADMSVALNSARAYVYAVARACDAGRTTRHDAAGAILLASENAVKVANDAIQALGGAGYTRDWPVERYFRDAKLLDIGAGTNEVRRMLIGRELLGEGTRAQ, translated from the coding sequence ATGCTCGATTTCGCGCTCGGCGAGATGGCCGATGCCATTCGCGAGACCACGCAGCGCTTCGCCGCCGACCGCATCGCACCCGTAGCGGCGGCGGTCGATGCGGAGGATCGCTTCCCTATCGAGCTATGGCCCGAAATGGGCGCGCTCGGCCTGCACGGCATCACCGTCAGCGAAGAGGATGGCGGCCTCGGCCTCGGCTATCTCGAACATGTCGTCGCCTGCGAGGAAGTGGCGCGCGCCTCCGCCTCGGTCGGCCTGTCCTATGGCGCGCACTCCAACCTCTGCGTCAACCAGATCGCGCGCTGGGGCAATGCGGAGCAGAAGGCGAAATACCTGCCCAGGCTCATCAGCGGCGAGCATGTCGGCTCGCTGGCCATGTCCGAAGCCGGCGCCGGCTCCGACGTCGTCTCGATGAAGCTGCGCGCCGACAAGGTCGATGGCGGCTGGCGCCTGAACGGCACGAAGTTCTGGATCACCAACGCGCCCTATGCCGCGACCCTGGTCGTCTATGCCAAGACCCAGCCCGATGCCGGATCGAAGGGGATCACCGCCTTCCTGATCGAGAAGGACTTTGCCGGTTTTTCGATCGGGCAGAAGATCGACAAGATGGGCATGCGCGGCTCGCCCACCGCCGAGCTGGTGTTCAACGACTGTTTCGTGCCCGACGACAACGTCATGGGGCCATTGAACGGCGGCGTCGGCGTGCTGATGTCGGGTCTCGATTACGAACGCGTCGTGCTGTCGGGTATCCAGCTCGGTATCATGCAGGCGTGCCTCGACACCGTCCTGCCCTATGTCGCGGAGCGCAAGCAGTTCGGCAAGCCGATCGGTGCGTTCCAGCTGATGCAGGGCAAGATCGCCGACATGTCGGTCGCGCTCAACTCCGCCCGTGCGTACGTCTATGCCGTGGCGCGCGCCTGCGACGCCGGCCGTACCACCCGCCACGATGCGGCAGGCGCGATCCTGCTGGCGTCCGAAAATGCGGTAAAGGTCGCCAATGACGCGATCCAGGCGCTGGGCGGCGCGGGCTATACCCGCGACTGGCCGGTCGAACGCTATTTCCGCGATGCGAAGCTGCTCGACATCGGTGCCGGGACCAACGAAGTTCGCCGGATGCTGATCGGTCGCGAATTGCTGGGCGAGGGGACGCGCGCACAATGA
- a CDS encoding MaoC family dehydratase, protein MTGRFYDDWQIGDRIEHPIRRTVTETDNLLFSTMTHNPQPLHIDAEAARASEFGQILVNGTFTFALMIGLSVGETTLGTLVANLGYDQLVMPKPVFLGDTLRATTEVTALKDSRSRPDAGIVTFTHELHSQRGEVVCRCLRTALLKRRP, encoded by the coding sequence ATGACCGGACGCTTCTACGACGACTGGCAGATCGGCGACCGGATCGAACACCCGATCCGCCGCACCGTGACCGAGACCGACAATCTGCTGTTCTCTACCATGACCCACAACCCGCAGCCGCTGCATATCGATGCGGAGGCGGCAAGGGCGTCGGAATTCGGCCAGATCCTCGTCAACGGGACCTTCACCTTCGCGCTGATGATCGGGCTGTCGGTGGGGGAAACGACGCTCGGCACGCTGGTCGCGAACCTCGGCTACGACCAGCTGGTGATGCCCAAGCCGGTGTTCCTTGGCGACACGCTGCGCGCCACGACCGAGGTGACCGCGCTCAAGGACAGCCGCTCGCGTCCCGATGCCGGGATCGTCACCTTCACCCACGAACTGCACAGCCAGCGCGGCGAGGTCGTCTGCCGCTGCCTGCGCACCGCGCTGTTGAAGCGGCGCCCATGA
- the clpB gene encoding ATP-dependent chaperone ClpB yields the protein MNLEKFTDRAKGFLQAAQTVAIRNSHQRISPEHILKALLDDEQGMASGLINAAGGDARRANAETDAALAKVPSVSGSGAQSSPGLDNDTVRLLDQAEQIATKAGDSFVTVERLLLALALSPGAAGKALTTAGVTPQGLNAAIDKLRGGRSADTAGAEDRYDALKKFARDLTAAARDGKLDPVIGRDEEIRRTIQILARRTKNNPVLIGEPGVGKTAIAEGLALRIANGDVPDGLKDRALMSLDMGSLIAGAKYRGEFEERLKGVLDEVKGADGQIILFIDEMHTLIGAGKSEGAMDAGNLLKPALARGELHCIGATTLDEYRKHVEKDPALQRRFQPVFVGEPTVEDTISILRGLKEKYELHHGVRITDGALVSAATLSNRYITDRFLPDKAIDLMDEAASRIRMEVESKPEEIESLDRRILRMKIEREALRRESDAASIDRLDTLEEELANAEEQLAGLTTRWQAERDKIASEAKLKEQLDAARVALEQAQRSGDLAKMSELTYGTIPTLEKQLAEAQQNAGGAMLREEVTADDIAAVVSRWTGIPVDRMLEGEREKLLTMEAALGKRVIGQAEAVRAVATAVRRSRAGLQDPNRPLGSFLFLGPTGVGKTELTKSLAEFLFDDPNAMVRIDMSEFMEKHAVARLIGAPPGYVGYEEGGVLTEAVRRRPYQVVLFDEVEKAHGDVFNILLQVLDDGRLTDGQGRTVDFSNTIVILTSNLGSQYLTNLADGQPVEEVEPQVMDVVRAHFRPEFLNRLDEIILFHRLAADHMAPIVDIQVGRVGKLLADRKVKIELTDAARAWLGRVGYDPVYGARPLKRAVQRYLQDPLADLILRGEVRDGSTVRVDEGDGALSLSVA from the coding sequence ATGAACCTAGAGAAATTCACCGATCGCGCGAAAGGCTTTTTGCAGGCCGCGCAGACGGTCGCGATCCGCAACAGCCATCAGCGGATCAGCCCGGAACATATCCTCAAGGCGCTGCTCGACGACGAGCAGGGCATGGCGTCGGGCCTCATCAACGCCGCCGGCGGCGACGCGCGGCGCGCGAATGCGGAGACCGATGCCGCGCTGGCCAAGGTGCCGTCGGTGTCGGGTTCGGGGGCGCAGTCCTCGCCGGGGCTGGACAACGACACGGTGCGCCTGCTCGACCAGGCCGAGCAGATCGCGACCAAAGCGGGCGACAGCTTCGTCACCGTCGAGCGGCTGTTGCTGGCGCTTGCGCTGTCGCCCGGCGCGGCGGGCAAGGCGCTGACCACCGCTGGCGTCACCCCGCAGGGGCTGAACGCCGCGATCGACAAATTGCGCGGCGGGCGCAGCGCCGACACGGCGGGGGCCGAGGATCGCTATGACGCGCTCAAGAAATTCGCCCGCGACCTGACGGCGGCGGCGCGCGACGGCAAGCTCGATCCGGTCATCGGCCGCGACGAGGAAATCCGCCGCACGATCCAGATTCTTGCCCGCCGGACCAAGAACAATCCGGTGCTGATCGGCGAGCCGGGCGTCGGCAAGACCGCCATCGCGGAAGGCCTCGCGCTGCGTATCGCCAATGGCGACGTGCCCGATGGCCTCAAGGACCGCGCGCTGATGTCGCTCGACATGGGGTCGCTGATCGCCGGCGCGAAATATCGTGGCGAGTTCGAGGAACGGCTGAAGGGCGTGCTCGACGAGGTGAAGGGCGCCGATGGGCAGATCATCCTGTTCATCGACGAGATGCACACGCTGATCGGTGCGGGCAAGTCCGAAGGGGCGATGGATGCGGGCAACCTGTTGAAACCGGCGCTTGCCCGCGGTGAACTCCACTGCATCGGTGCGACCACGCTCGACGAATATCGCAAGCATGTCGAAAAGGACCCCGCGCTCCAGCGGCGGTTCCAGCCGGTGTTCGTCGGCGAACCGACCGTCGAGGACACGATCAGCATCCTGCGCGGGCTGAAGGAGAAGTACGAGCTGCACCATGGCGTGCGGATCACCGACGGCGCGCTGGTGTCGGCAGCGACGCTCAGCAACCGCTACATCACCGACCGCTTCCTGCCCGACAAGGCGATCGACCTGATGGATGAGGCCGCCAGCCGCATCCGCATGGAGGTGGAGAGCAAGCCCGAGGAGATCGAAAGCCTCGACCGTCGCATCCTGCGCATGAAGATCGAGCGCGAGGCGCTGCGCCGCGAGAGCGATGCGGCGAGCATCGACCGGCTCGACACGCTGGAGGAGGAACTGGCCAATGCCGAGGAGCAGCTGGCGGGCCTCACGACGCGGTGGCAGGCGGAGCGCGACAAGATCGCTTCCGAAGCCAAGCTCAAGGAACAGCTCGACGCCGCGCGTGTCGCGCTGGAACAGGCGCAGCGGTCGGGCGACTTGGCCAAGATGTCCGAGCTGACCTATGGCACCATCCCGACGCTGGAAAAGCAACTGGCCGAGGCGCAGCAAAATGCCGGCGGCGCGATGCTGCGCGAGGAAGTGACCGCCGACGACATTGCCGCCGTGGTCAGCCGCTGGACTGGCATCCCGGTCGACCGGATGCTGGAGGGCGAGCGCGAGAAGCTGCTGACGATGGAAGCGGCGCTGGGCAAGCGGGTGATCGGCCAGGCCGAAGCGGTGCGCGCCGTCGCCACCGCCGTCCGCCGTTCGCGTGCCGGTCTACAGGACCCGAACCGGCCGCTGGGGTCGTTCCTGTTCCTTGGGCCGACCGGCGTCGGCAAGACCGAGTTGACCAAGTCGCTGGCCGAGTTCCTGTTCGACGATCCCAACGCGATGGTGCGGATCGACATGAGCGAGTTCATGGAAAAGCACGCGGTCGCCCGGCTGATCGGTGCGCCTCCGGGCTATGTCGGTTATGAGGAAGGCGGCGTGCTGACCGAAGCCGTGCGGCGTCGGCCCTATCAGGTCGTGCTGTTCGACGAGGTGGAGAAGGCGCATGGCGACGTCTTCAACATCCTGTTGCAGGTGCTGGACGATGGTCGCCTGACCGATGGGCAGGGTCGCACGGTCGATTTTTCGAACACGATCGTGATCCTGACGTCGAACCTCGGCTCGCAATACCTGACCAACCTCGCCGACGGGCAGCCGGTCGAGGAGGTCGAGCCGCAGGTGATGGACGTGGTCCGCGCGCATTTCCGGCCGGAGTTCCTCAACCGGCTGGACGAGATCATCCTGTTCCACCGCCTCGCCGCCGATCACATGGCGCCGATCGTCGACATCCAGGTCGGGCGCGTCGGCAAACTGCTGGCGGACCGCAAGGTGAAGATCGAACTGACCGACGCCGCGCGGGCGTGGCTGGGGCGGGTCGGCTATGACCCGGTCTACGGCGCGCGACCGCTGAAGCGTGCGGTGCAGCGCTATCTGCAGGACCCGCTGGCCGACCTGATCCTGCGCGGCGAGGTCCGCGACGGGTCGACGGTGCGGGTCGACGAGGGTGACGGGGCGCTGAGCCTAAGCGTCGCGTAA
- a CDS encoding DUF3088 domain-containing protein — MTTIPSLPPIRPPGPHDVTVTPGKPQPPATPTTPTTALGIDTVAYDAIVAMVTRAIASLPPGLALSSFIATVARVTAEVEAQVAANPPADGQGMAPTATPAQGATTPLPEAVARALAAAFAADPATARAAFADPLQPPPATPAEVSARDLALAAAALMGARVDPDRPIPTTDPRATDPDRDPTLMEQPMRDRLYLLEASFTDPAYPDRTFYCRDCVTIDGLLARFPDKATMLDVIRIPYPRPRDAVIAVVGEAHQNLPLLVLAPNADPALADGRHDGTYFVSDLKALLHALHVRHGFPEAHP, encoded by the coding sequence ATGACCACCATCCCCAGCCTCCCTCCCATCCGCCCGCCCGGCCCGCACGACGTCACCGTCACCCCCGGCAAACCACAGCCGCCGGCGACCCCCACCACCCCCACGACCGCGCTCGGCATCGACACCGTCGCCTATGACGCGATCGTGGCGATGGTCACCCGCGCCATCGCCAGCCTGCCGCCGGGCCTGGCGCTGTCGAGCTTCATCGCCACCGTCGCCCGCGTGACGGCGGAGGTGGAGGCGCAGGTCGCCGCGAACCCGCCGGCCGACGGGCAGGGGATGGCCCCGACCGCAACCCCGGCGCAAGGTGCCACGACGCCGCTCCCCGAAGCAGTCGCGCGGGCGCTCGCCGCCGCCTTCGCCGCCGACCCGGCGACCGCGCGCGCCGCCTTCGCCGATCCGCTGCAACCCCCGCCCGCCACCCCGGCGGAGGTCAGCGCCCGCGACCTCGCGCTCGCCGCCGCCGCCCTGATGGGCGCGCGCGTCGACCCCGACCGCCCGATCCCGACCACCGACCCCCGCGCGACCGATCCCGACCGCGACCCGACCCTGATGGAACAGCCCATGCGCGACCGCCTCTATCTGCTCGAAGCGAGCTTTACCGACCCGGCCTATCCCGACCGGACCTTCTATTGCCGCGACTGTGTCACCATCGACGGCCTGCTGGCACGTTTTCCGGACAAGGCGACGATGCTGGACGTCATCCGCATCCCCTATCCCCGCCCGCGCGACGCGGTGATCGCGGTCGTGGGAGAGGCGCACCAGAACCTGCCGCTGCTGGTCCTCGCCCCCAATGCCGATCCGGCCCTCGCCGACGGACGGCATGACGGCACTTATTTTGTCAGCGATCTGAAGGCGTTGCTCCACGCGCTGCACGTCCGTCACGGCTTCCCGGAGGCGCATCCATGA
- a CDS encoding acetyl/propionyl/methylcrotonyl-CoA carboxylase subunit alpha, which translates to MIESLLIANRGEIARRILRTARRLGVRTIAVHSDVDAGLPFVAEADQSVCIGPAPARESYLDQAKILAAARATGAAAIHPGYGFLSENAEFAEAVVAAGLVWVGAPASAIRAMGLKDAAKARMIAAGVPVTPGYLGEDQSPERLRAEADAIGYPVLIKAVAGGGGKGMRRVDDASAFADALDSCRREAAASFGDDRVLIEKYILSPRHIEVQVFGDTHGNAVHLFERDCSLQRRHQKVIEEAPAPGMDAETRASVCDAAVRAARAVDYAGAGTIEFIADASDGLRADRIWFMEMNTRLQVEHPVTEAITGTDLVEWQLRVASGEPLPKRQDELSITGWAMEARLYAENPATGFLPSTGPLTHLHLPTDIRVDAGVRQGDAVTPHYDPMIAKLIVHAPNRAAAAAKLAAAAASVQVWPVRTNAAFLARCAGDPDFVGQRIDTGFIERHADRLVPDGHVSDAAVGAAAAVLVRADPTDPWRALTGFRLNAAPDDRVAVSIGGATRIATPVTGGTVAQLGRERVLFADGEAFPFAAPVAGQGGGASAGDGAILSPMPGRIVAVEVAAGDRVTAGQRLVVLEAMKMEQALLSPFDGMVADLSAAPGAQVAEGVLLARIEKDAA; encoded by the coding sequence ATGATCGAATCGCTGCTCATCGCCAACCGTGGTGAAATCGCCCGCCGCATCCTCCGCACCGCCCGCCGGCTGGGGGTGCGGACCATCGCCGTCCATAGCGACGTCGATGCCGGCCTGCCCTTCGTCGCCGAAGCCGACCAGTCCGTCTGCATCGGCCCGGCCCCGGCGCGCGAAAGCTATCTCGACCAGGCGAAAATCCTCGCCGCCGCCCGCGCGACCGGCGCCGCCGCGATCCATCCCGGCTATGGCTTCCTGTCCGAAAATGCCGAGTTCGCCGAAGCGGTCGTCGCCGCCGGCCTCGTCTGGGTCGGTGCCCCCGCTTCGGCGATCCGCGCGATGGGCCTGAAGGACGCGGCCAAGGCTCGGATGATCGCCGCCGGCGTGCCGGTCACCCCCGGCTATCTCGGCGAGGACCAGTCGCCCGAGCGCCTGCGTGCCGAGGCCGACGCGATCGGCTATCCGGTCCTTATCAAGGCGGTGGCCGGCGGCGGGGGCAAGGGGATGCGCCGCGTCGACGACGCGTCCGCCTTCGCCGACGCCCTTGACAGCTGCCGCCGCGAAGCCGCTGCATCGTTCGGCGACGACCGCGTGCTGATCGAGAAATACATCCTGTCGCCCCGCCATATCGAGGTGCAGGTCTTCGGCGACACCCATGGCAATGCGGTCCATCTGTTCGAACGCGACTGCTCGCTGCAACGCCGCCACCAGAAGGTGATCGAGGAAGCGCCGGCCCCCGGCATGGACGCGGAAACCCGCGCCTCGGTCTGCGACGCCGCCGTCCGCGCCGCCCGCGCGGTCGACTATGCCGGGGCGGGCACGATCGAATTCATCGCCGATGCCTCGGATGGCCTGCGCGCCGACCGCATCTGGTTCATGGAAATGAACACGCGGCTGCAGGTCGAACATCCCGTGACCGAGGCGATTACCGGCACCGACCTCGTCGAATGGCAGCTCCGCGTCGCGTCCGGCGAGCCTCTGCCCAAACGGCAGGACGAACTGTCGATCACCGGCTGGGCGATGGAGGCGCGGCTCTATGCCGAGAACCCGGCGACCGGCTTCCTGCCCTCGACCGGACCGCTGACCCACCTGCATCTCCCCACCGACATCCGCGTCGATGCCGGCGTGCGGCAGGGGGATGCGGTGACGCCGCATTACGACCCGATGATCGCCAAGTTGATCGTCCATGCCCCCAACCGCGCCGCCGCCGCCGCGAAGCTCGCCGCCGCAGCCGCATCGGTCCAGGTCTGGCCGGTCCGCACCAACGCCGCCTTCCTCGCCCGCTGTGCCGGCGACCCCGATTTCGTGGGGCAGCGGATCGATACCGGCTTCATCGAACGCCATGCCGACCGGCTGGTCCCCGACGGCCACGTGTCCGACGCCGCCGTCGGAGCTGCCGCTGCGGTGCTGGTACGGGCGGACCCGACCGACCCATGGCGCGCGCTGACTGGCTTCCGCCTCAACGCCGCGCCCGACGATCGCGTCGCGGTCAGCATCGGTGGCGCCACCCGCATCGCCACGCCCGTTACCGGCGGCACCGTCGCACAGCTCGGCCGTGAGCGCGTCCTGTTCGCCGATGGCGAGGCCTTTCCCTTCGCCGCGCCGGTCGCGGGGCAGGGCGGTGGCGCCTCGGCCGGCGACGGCGCGATCCTCTCGCCCATGCCCGGCCGCATCGTCGCGGTCGAGGTCGCGGCGGGTGACCGCGTCACCGCCGGGCAGCGGCTGGTGGTGCTGGAGGCGATGAAGATGGAACAGGCGTTGCTCAGCCCGTTCGACGGTATGGTCGCCGACCTGTCCGCCGCGCCGGGCGCACAGGTCGCCGAAGGGGTGCTGCTTGCCCGCATCGAAAAGGACGCCGCATGA
- a CDS encoding carboxyl transferase domain-containing protein has product MTVLPSLIDRGSDAFAANAAHNEALADELRARIATTALGGPERSRERHVSRGKLLPRDRIHRVLDAGSPFLEIGALAANGMYGDEAAAAGVIAGIGQVHGRQVMIVANDPTVKGGAYFPMTVKKHLRAQEIATENHLPCIYLVDSGGANLPHQAEVFPDRDHFGRIFFNQAQMSAKGIPQIACVLGSCTAGGAYVPAMSDETVIVRNQGTIFLAGPPLVKAATGEVISAEELGGADTHGRKSGVVDHVAEDDEQALLIVRDIVATLPPPRRAEIALAEPRAPLHDPADLAGIIPTDVRAPYDVREVIARLVDGSELHEFKPLYGTTLVCGFARIWGMPVAILANNGVLFSESAQKGAHFIELACQRRTPLLFLQNISGFMVGGKYEAEGIAKHGAKLVTAVATAQVPKLTVLIGGSFGAGNYGMCGRAYSPRFLFTWPNSRISVMGGEQAASVLATVHRDADHWTPEEAEAFKAPVRDRYEAEGSPYYATARLWDDGVILPEQTRDVLGLALSATLNAPIADRAQFGIFRM; this is encoded by the coding sequence ATGACGGTGCTGCCGAGCCTGATCGATCGCGGATCGGATGCCTTCGCCGCCAATGCCGCGCATAACGAAGCGCTCGCCGACGAACTGCGCGCCCGCATTGCCACGACGGCGCTGGGCGGACCGGAACGCAGCCGCGAACGCCATGTTTCCCGCGGGAAACTGCTGCCGCGCGACCGCATCCACCGTGTCCTCGACGCCGGCTCGCCGTTCCTCGAAATCGGCGCGCTGGCGGCGAACGGAATGTACGGCGACGAAGCGGCGGCGGCGGGCGTCATCGCCGGCATCGGTCAGGTCCATGGCCGGCAGGTGATGATCGTCGCCAACGACCCGACCGTGAAGGGCGGCGCGTATTTCCCGATGACGGTCAAGAAGCATCTCCGCGCACAGGAGATCGCGACCGAAAACCATCTGCCGTGCATCTATCTGGTCGACAGCGGCGGCGCGAACCTGCCGCATCAGGCGGAGGTCTTTCCCGACCGCGACCATTTCGGCCGCATCTTCTTCAACCAGGCGCAGATGTCGGCGAAGGGCATTCCGCAGATCGCCTGCGTGCTCGGCAGTTGCACCGCCGGCGGCGCCTATGTCCCTGCCATGTCCGACGAGACGGTGATCGTCCGCAACCAGGGCACGATCTTCCTCGCCGGCCCGCCGCTGGTCAAGGCCGCGACCGGCGAAGTCATCAGCGCCGAGGAACTGGGCGGGGCCGACACCCATGGCCGCAAGTCGGGCGTGGTCGATCATGTCGCGGAGGATGACGAACAGGCGCTGCTGATCGTCCGTGACATCGTGGCGACCCTGCCGCCGCCGCGCCGCGCCGAGATCGCATTGGCGGAACCTCGCGCCCCGCTCCACGATCCCGCCGACCTTGCCGGCATCATCCCCACCGACGTCCGCGCGCCCTATGACGTGCGCGAGGTGATCGCCCGGCTGGTCGACGGTTCGGAGCTGCACGAATTCAAGCCGCTCTACGGCACGACGCTCGTCTGCGGCTTCGCCCGTATCTGGGGCATGCCGGTCGCGATCCTCGCCAATAACGGCGTGCTGTTCTCCGAAAGCGCGCAAAAGGGCGCGCATTTCATCGAACTCGCCTGCCAGCGCCGCACGCCGCTGCTGTTCCTCCAGAACATCTCCGGCTTCATGGTCGGCGGCAAGTACGAGGCGGAGGGGATCGCCAAGCACGGCGCGAAGCTGGTCACCGCCGTCGCCACCGCGCAGGTGCCCAAGCTCACGGTGCTGATCGGCGGCAGCTTTGGTGCCGGCAATTACGGCATGTGCGGCCGCGCCTATTCGCCGCGCTTCCTGTTCACCTGGCCGAACAGCCGCATCTCGGTGATGGGCGGCGAACAGGCGGCGAGCGTCTTGGCGACCGTCCATCGCGACGCCGACCACTGGACGCCTGAGGAGGCCGAGGCGTTCAAGGCCCCGGTGCGCGACCGTTACGAGGCGGAGGGCAGCCCCTATTACGCCACCGCGCGGCTATGGGACGACGGCGTGATCCTGCCCGAACAGACCCGCGACGTGCTGGGCCTCGCCTTGTCGGCAACGCTCAACGCACCGATCGCCGACCGCGCACAGTTCGGCATCTTCCGGATGTGA